GACTTCCGCCGGCTCGCCGGGGACGATCACCGCCCTCTCCCGGGCGATGCCCAACGCCCGCAGCCGCCGCTCGTTGCGCAACCGGAGCGCCTGCTCCAGCGGGACCACAGGCGTGCCGGGCGGGTAGACCCGCTCCGCCACATCCCACAGTCGCTGCCGGCCCTGGCGTCCGGCGATCGCGACCTCCCCGCACAGGACCAGGAACTCCAGCATCTGTGTGACGTTGCGGTTGTTGGTCCACCCCGACGACGGCCACGGCACGACGCACGTGTCCGGGATGTCGCGGGAGAGCAGCGGCCCCGAGCGGCCGAGCAGGTGGAGCACGTCGCGGCGGAACGAGTCGTTGGCGCGCAGCCACTCGCGCTGGCGCTCGTGACCAGGCGAGGCCGCCATGGCGGCGAGGTAGAGCCCCAGATCGTCCATCGGCCGCACCATCGCCTGGTGCTCGAAGAGCGACCGGTCCCGCTCCAGCGCCCGCTGCAACTCGGCCGGCTGGTACGACGACCCGAGCCGGCTCCAGGCGACCAGATCAGCGCTCGGCGCGACGGCGGCCGTCGGGTCGATCTGCAACAGCGTCAGCTGACGAACCACGGTCAGCAGGTCGGTCGGCCGCGGGGCGGCGAGCAACTGGGCCCGGACGGCGATCCGCCGCGCCTGCGCCCGGTCGAGTTGGTGCACCACGCCGTCGAGCCTAGCCGCGACCCCCGACGTCGCGCTGACCGGCGAAGTCGGATTCCGGCCCGTCGCCAACGCGACTGAACGTGCCGGTCCGATCACGATCAGTGCTCCGATGTGGACCGCAGGGCCCGCGTTCCGCGGGCCGCAGGGATGGGAGCGTACGCGTGAAGTCTAGAATCCTCCGGCGGGTCGCCGCGTCGGCCGTGGCGCTCGCCTGCGCCGTGCTGGGCACGGTGGCACTGCCGGCCGCCCCGGCGACCGCCAGCCCGATCCGCAACGCGACCGCCTGGTCGGTGCTGCTGTGCAAGTTCAGCGACAAGCCGGCCGAACCGAAGGCGCCGTCGTTCTTCGCCAACTTCCTCACCGCCGCCGGCATCGGCACCGGCGGGGT
Above is a window of Micromonospora coriariae DNA encoding:
- a CDS encoding DNA glycosylase AlkZ-like family protein, producing the protein MVHQLDRAQARRIAVRAQLLAAPRPTDLLTVVRQLTLLQIDPTAAVAPSADLVAWSRLGSSYQPAELQRALERDRSLFEHQAMVRPMDDLGLYLAAMAASPGHERQREWLRANDSFRRDVLHLLGRSGPLLSRDIPDTCVVPWPSSGWTNNRNVTQMLEFLVLCGEVAIAGRQGRQRLWDVAERVYPPGTPVVPLEQALRLRNERRLRALGIARERAVIVPGEPAEVGEAGEPAVVEGVPGVWRVDPAALGQPFTGRTAVLSPFDRLVHDRVRLAELFEYEYVLEMYKPKASRRWGYFALPILHGDRLVGKVDATADRRRGVLTVHAIHEDVPFTPELARAVHDELHDLASWLKLTAEGLADR